One Actinomadura viridis genomic region harbors:
- a CDS encoding EF-hand domain-containing protein, with protein sequence MVDAIIERRAEHWFGLVDVDGDGAIEHADLQALARRIAERLGNDMSSAQGRQIKRAYERAWETIAEALDADHDQRISRAEFVSFIEGHAAGEAADTLLRPIAEAEFAAADTDGDGLLSRADYIKLLKASGLSAEDAEHGAANVDLDGDGRIDVEEYVRMCRDYFAAGGARPGAGEVFGAAL encoded by the coding sequence ATGGTGGACGCGATCATCGAGCGCAGGGCGGAGCACTGGTTCGGCCTGGTGGACGTCGACGGGGACGGCGCGATCGAGCACGCCGACCTGCAGGCGCTCGCGAGGCGGATCGCCGAGCGCCTCGGCAACGACATGTCCTCGGCGCAGGGCCGGCAGATCAAGCGGGCCTACGAGCGGGCCTGGGAGACCATCGCCGAGGCCCTGGACGCCGACCACGACCAGCGGATCAGCCGCGCGGAGTTCGTCTCCTTCATCGAGGGGCACGCGGCCGGCGAGGCCGCCGACACGCTGCTGCGCCCCATCGCCGAGGCCGAGTTCGCCGCCGCCGACACCGACGGCGACGGCCTGCTGTCCCGCGCCGACTACATCAAGCTGCTGAAGGCGTCGGGCCTGTCGGCCGAGGACGCCGAGCACGGCGCGGCCAACGTCGACCTCGACGGCGACGGGCGGATCGACGTGGAGGAGTACGTGCGGATGTGCCGCGACTACTTCGCCGCCGGCGGCGCCCGTCCCGGAGCGGGCGAGGTGTTCGGGGCCGCCCTCTGA
- a CDS encoding SAM-dependent methyltransferase, producing MTTGDETAVRPATADIGRSYEDMAGLTETIGGPDLHYGYWDGPRDPAAVPAATRRLTDLVVGRLRAAPGDLVLDAGCGNGLAAVRIAETTGARVVAVDVNPAALERGLRHACEHGVEGLVEFRRADALALPYGHGTFDAVLAFEITPHFELRPLLGELTRVLRTGGRLVLESPCLLEPVGDPEAAARVRAYLDMFAAGHMHTAREHLESFHDAGLRLLEYLDLSEHTAPFFPRMLRRLERRRAELVTRYGSAAVERERRTIAGWARVPGSGSVLLAGAAPDAKRPPDARE from the coding sequence ATGACGACCGGCGACGAGACCGCCGTACGGCCCGCCACGGCGGACATCGGCCGCTCCTACGAGGACATGGCCGGCCTGACCGAGACCATCGGCGGGCCGGACCTGCACTACGGCTACTGGGACGGCCCGCGGGACCCGGCGGCGGTCCCGGCCGCGACCCGGCGGCTGACCGACCTGGTGGTCGGGCGGCTGCGCGCCGCGCCCGGCGACCTCGTCCTGGACGCCGGCTGCGGCAACGGCCTGGCCGCGGTCCGGATCGCCGAGACCACCGGCGCCCGGGTGGTCGCGGTGGACGTCAACCCCGCCGCCCTGGAGCGGGGGCTGCGGCACGCGTGCGAGCACGGCGTGGAGGGCCTGGTCGAGTTCCGCCGGGCGGACGCGCTGGCGCTCCCGTACGGCCACGGGACCTTCGACGCGGTGCTGGCCTTCGAGATCACCCCGCACTTCGAGCTGCGCCCCCTGCTGGGCGAGCTGACCCGGGTCCTCAGGACGGGCGGCCGCCTGGTCCTGGAGTCGCCCTGCCTGCTGGAGCCCGTCGGCGACCCCGAGGCCGCCGCGCGCGTCCGCGCCTACCTCGACATGTTCGCGGCCGGGCACATGCACACCGCCCGGGAGCACCTGGAGTCGTTCCACGACGCCGGCCTGCGCCTGCTGGAATACCTGGACCTCAGCGAGCACACCGCGCCGTTCTTCCCCCGGATGCTCCGCCGCCTCGAACGGCGCCGCGCGGAGCTGGTGACCCGGTACGGCTCCGCGGCGGTCGAGCGCGAGCGGCGCACCATCGCCGGCTGGGCCCGCGTCCCCGGCTCGGGGAGCGTGCTGCTGGCCGGGGCGGCGCCGGACGCGAAGCGGCCTCCCGACGCCCGGGAGTGA
- a CDS encoding SAM-dependent methyltransferase, with translation MSRTIRHPAALGDPAVPLPATAGDAYGHLAPLISRYWGPDMHYGLWDGPDDDAPFPVATERLTAMVIERLGVTRADRVLDVGCGNGRPAAEIARRYEARVVGVDIDPAALARAREHAHARGVGHRVMFLACGGPAVPFADGAFQAALAFESTPHFDLGPLFAELSRVLAPGGRLVVETPCLAGRGRPDPAVDAYLRMLGGRSLETVETHRRHARRHGLSLVDAEDITGRVAPSFHRLAAVLRAHRDELAGRYGPGRADALLGIFDAWAAARGVQASIMTFAKTGGGHACRPGARGGGRG, from the coding sequence ATGAGCAGAACCATCCGACACCCCGCGGCCCTCGGCGACCCCGCCGTTCCCCTCCCGGCCACGGCCGGGGACGCCTACGGCCACCTCGCCCCGCTGATCTCGCGCTACTGGGGCCCCGACATGCACTACGGGCTGTGGGACGGCCCGGACGACGACGCGCCCTTTCCCGTCGCCACCGAACGCCTGACCGCCATGGTGATCGAACGGCTCGGGGTCACCCGCGCCGACCGCGTCCTGGACGTGGGCTGCGGGAACGGCCGCCCGGCCGCCGAGATCGCCCGCCGGTACGAGGCGCGGGTGGTGGGCGTCGACATCGACCCGGCCGCGCTCGCCCGCGCCCGCGAGCACGCCCACGCGCGGGGCGTCGGCCACCGCGTGATGTTCCTGGCCTGCGGCGGCCCCGCGGTGCCGTTCGCCGACGGCGCCTTCCAGGCGGCGCTGGCCTTCGAGAGCACGCCCCATTTCGACCTCGGGCCGCTGTTCGCCGAGCTGTCCCGGGTCCTGGCCCCGGGCGGGCGGCTGGTGGTCGAGACGCCCTGCCTGGCCGGGCGGGGCCGCCCCGATCCGGCGGTGGACGCCTACCTGCGCATGCTGGGCGGGCGGTCGCTGGAGACGGTCGAGACCCACCGGCGGCACGCCCGCCGGCACGGGCTCTCCCTGGTCGACGCGGAGGACATCACCGGCCGGGTCGCGCCGTCGTTCCACCGGCTGGCCGCCGTGCTGCGCGCGCACCGCGACGAGCTCGCCGGGCGGTACGGCCCCGGCCGCGCCGACGCGCTGCTCGGGATCTTCGACGCCTGGGCCGCCGCGCGGGGCGTCCAGGCGTCGATCATGACGTTCGCCAAGACCGGGGGCGGGCACGCCTGCCGGCCCGGCGCCCGGGGAGGCGGCCGTGGCTGA
- a CDS encoding SDR family NAD(P)-dependent oxidoreductase has translation MTLPTRRDTADTEGTEGTEGAGDIDDLDIAVVGLACRFPGAPDAEAYWDVIRTGTETITRLTPARMRAAGASERRLAAPGLVPAAGLIDGGTLFDAAFFGHPAREAAEMDPQQRMFLESCRHALDDAGYDAGGFPGRIGVYAGQTVGTHRPRSLDAFLGTAGDLLMAADDKDFLTTRVAYKLGLTGPAVTVQTACSTSLVAVHMACQALNTLDCDLALAGGVSWSPLRGQGYLHQPGGVWSADGHMRPFDRDASGFVASDGLGVVALRRLADARAGGDRVYAVVKGGAINNDGADKPSFAAPGVPGQVRVITAALRAASVDPAGIGYVEAHGSATAVGDAIEVAALNEAYRAAGATGSGGCALGSVKANIGHADAAAGVAGFIKAALMLYHGRLAPPVNLRNPNPALDLDGSPFTLAYTPGDWPRRAGQPRRAAVSAFGIGGTNAHVVLQEPPEPPATTAPSRPWQLLCLSARDEPALGATAAMAADRLRDHAGTSPAGKAGPAGSSGPAGTSPADTRLADIAHTLTDGRRHFPHRLAGVFTDLSQAAGALGRSRVAPPLVQGDAARPPGEIVFMFPGGGSQHPGMGHGLAGAFPAYRDALDEGLGLLDEPLRRTVRTLLTPSTGRPPHPPGSEDEAMEDPAAALPAVFLAQVAMARQLMDLGLRPTVLLGHSLGEYAAAHLAGVFTLGDALKIVTERARLLAAIPGGAMLSVPATPAELLPLLGDAGLAAVNGPASCVVTGPVDDIERIERRMDERGVACRRLPLATAAHSPLVDGLLPGFREFLDRIDLSPPVMPVISPLYGRAVTARIADREYWVRHLRETVQFAGALDHAFTLERPALVDLGPGTALAALARAHERRERAHTVVAAARHPSDERPDAQVFLEAAGALWAGGADVDPSVLHRGERRARLPVVRYPFARTDHPVPGAASPQATPLETAPDTAPETAEEARLYAVAWKRAQTPPGTAPADTARHAWVVLSDGSALAGAVTAGLRERGAEPVVVVPEGAGTPGDAGHHRADHPCADHHRADPRDPGWFRAALAGRDAGANGTGAGRPVRVVDLWCARPSGGAAPLDDILGIARGADGLPGVEVLLVTRQTYDVLGTETVEPHGALATGAGYAVGVENPSVRVRTLDLHRPGDAAEEAARVLAEFAVPASGAPIALRGAYRWERVFAPYAATAAVPGAAAAAESGPDGAHVIVGGTGGVGRLLAEHLVNRHRARVVVAGRGCADGRPAPGLWTRRADVTDEEGMTALLQEAERLHGRVRCVVHAAGTPGGGLAAMLGRAEAEEALRAKVTGALALTRAVQAAGVRVGQVVYFSSLAAFTGAAGLSGYGAANAWLDAYAVRSTRELGVPAVSVGWDRWRGVGMAAAVEERHRALSGHDLAGGLDAAAALAAFDRVLADRITGQVVVSAGPPGRVPVPSAPPLPGGRPGGRGPRGDLEERLAGVWKDVLGVGEIGVEDDFFGLGGHSVMALQLAGRCRDRLGLDVTAPMIFKERTIAGLAGRLRSRDSGS, from the coding sequence GTGACCCTGCCGACCCGCCGCGACACCGCAGACACCGAAGGCACCGAAGGCACCGAAGGCGCCGGGGACATCGACGATCTGGACATCGCCGTGGTGGGCCTGGCCTGCCGTTTCCCGGGCGCGCCCGACGCCGAGGCGTACTGGGACGTCATCCGGACCGGCACGGAGACGATCACCCGGCTGACGCCCGCCCGGATGCGGGCCGCGGGCGCGAGCGAACGGCGGCTGGCGGCACCCGGCCTGGTCCCCGCCGCCGGCCTCATCGACGGCGGCACCCTGTTCGACGCCGCGTTCTTCGGCCACCCGGCGCGCGAGGCGGCCGAGATGGACCCCCAGCAGCGCATGTTCCTGGAGTCCTGCCGGCACGCGCTCGACGACGCCGGGTACGACGCGGGCGGCTTCCCGGGGAGGATCGGCGTGTACGCGGGGCAGACCGTCGGGACGCACCGGCCCCGTTCCCTGGACGCCTTCCTGGGCACGGCCGGCGACCTGCTGATGGCCGCCGACGACAAGGACTTCCTCACCACCCGGGTCGCCTACAAGCTCGGTCTCACCGGACCGGCCGTCACGGTGCAGACCGCCTGCTCCACCTCGCTGGTCGCCGTCCACATGGCCTGCCAGGCGCTGAACACGCTGGACTGCGACCTGGCCCTGGCCGGAGGGGTGTCCTGGAGCCCGCTGCGCGGGCAGGGGTACCTGCACCAGCCGGGCGGCGTGTGGTCGGCGGACGGCCACATGCGTCCCTTCGACCGGGACGCGTCGGGGTTCGTCGCCTCCGACGGCCTGGGCGTGGTCGCGCTGCGCCGGCTCGCCGACGCCCGCGCGGGCGGCGACCGCGTCTACGCCGTGGTCAAGGGCGGCGCGATCAACAACGACGGCGCGGACAAGCCGAGCTTCGCCGCGCCGGGCGTGCCGGGGCAGGTCCGCGTGATCACCGCGGCGCTGCGGGCCGCCTCCGTCGACCCCGCCGGCATCGGCTACGTCGAAGCGCACGGGAGCGCGACCGCCGTGGGCGACGCCATCGAGGTCGCCGCGCTGAACGAGGCGTACCGGGCGGCGGGCGCCACGGGCTCCGGCGGCTGCGCGCTGGGGTCGGTGAAGGCCAACATCGGGCACGCCGACGCCGCCGCGGGCGTCGCCGGTTTCATCAAGGCGGCGCTGATGCTGTACCACGGCCGCCTCGCCCCGCCGGTCAACCTGCGGAACCCCAACCCGGCGCTCGACCTGGACGGGAGCCCGTTCACCCTCGCCTACACGCCGGGCGACTGGCCCCGCCGCGCCGGGCAGCCCCGCCGCGCCGCCGTCAGCGCCTTCGGCATCGGCGGGACGAACGCGCACGTGGTCCTCCAGGAGCCTCCGGAGCCCCCGGCCACCACCGCCCCGTCCCGGCCGTGGCAGCTGCTGTGCCTGTCGGCCCGCGACGAGCCCGCGCTGGGCGCCACCGCGGCGATGGCGGCCGACCGCCTGCGCGACCACGCCGGCACGAGCCCGGCCGGGAAAGCCGGACCGGCCGGATCGTCCGGACCGGCGGGCACGAGCCCGGCCGACACGAGGCTGGCCGACATCGCCCACACGCTCACGGACGGCCGCCGGCACTTCCCCCACCGCCTCGCCGGTGTCTTCACCGACCTCTCCCAGGCCGCCGGCGCGCTCGGGCGTTCGCGGGTCGCGCCGCCCCTCGTCCAGGGGGACGCCGCCCGGCCACCGGGCGAGATCGTGTTCATGTTCCCGGGAGGCGGCAGCCAGCATCCCGGCATGGGCCACGGCCTCGCCGGCGCCTTCCCCGCCTACCGGGACGCGCTGGACGAGGGGCTGGGCCTGCTGGACGAGCCGTTGCGGCGGACGGTCCGGACGCTGCTCACGCCTTCCACCGGCCGCCCCCCGCATCCGCCCGGTTCAGAGGACGAGGCCATGGAGGACCCGGCCGCCGCGCTGCCGGCCGTGTTCCTGGCACAGGTCGCGATGGCCCGGCAGCTGATGGACCTCGGGCTGCGCCCGACCGTCCTGCTGGGGCACAGCCTGGGCGAGTACGCCGCCGCGCACCTCGCCGGGGTCTTCACCCTCGGCGACGCGCTGAAGATCGTCACCGAACGGGCACGGCTGCTGGCCGCGATCCCCGGTGGCGCGATGCTGAGCGTCCCGGCCACGCCCGCCGAGCTGCTCCCGCTGCTCGGCGACGCGGGCCTGGCCGCGGTCAACGGCCCGGCGTCCTGCGTGGTGACCGGCCCCGTGGACGACATCGAGCGCATCGAACGGCGGATGGACGAGCGCGGCGTCGCCTGCCGGAGGCTGCCCCTGGCCACCGCGGCGCATTCCCCGCTGGTCGACGGCCTCCTGCCCGGCTTCCGCGAGTTCCTCGACCGGATCGACCTGTCCCCGCCGGTCATGCCCGTCATCTCCCCGCTGTACGGCAGGGCGGTGACCGCGCGGATCGCCGACCGCGAGTACTGGGTGCGGCACCTGCGGGAGACCGTCCAGTTCGCCGGCGCGCTCGACCACGCGTTCACCCTGGAACGTCCCGCTCTCGTCGACCTCGGCCCCGGCACGGCACTGGCCGCGCTCGCACGCGCGCACGAGCGGAGGGAACGCGCCCACACGGTGGTCGCGGCGGCACGGCATCCGAGCGACGAACGCCCCGACGCCCAGGTGTTCCTGGAGGCCGCCGGTGCGCTGTGGGCCGGAGGCGCCGACGTCGACCCGTCCGTACTCCACCGGGGAGAGCGGCGGGCGCGCCTGCCCGTGGTCCGCTACCCCTTCGCGCGGACCGACCACCCCGTGCCCGGGGCCGCGTCACCGCAGGCCACGCCGCTGGAGACCGCACCGGACACCGCACCGGAGACCGCGGAGGAGGCACGCCTCTACGCGGTGGCGTGGAAGCGCGCGCAGACCCCTCCGGGCACGGCGCCGGCCGACACCGCCCGCCACGCCTGGGTCGTGCTCTCGGACGGCTCCGCCCTCGCCGGTGCCGTGACGGCCGGGCTCCGCGAACGCGGCGCCGAGCCGGTCGTGGTCGTGCCCGAGGGGGCGGGAACGCCCGGGGACGCGGGTCACCACCGTGCCGATCACCCTTGTGCCGATCACCACCGTGCCGATCCCCGGGATCCCGGCTGGTTCCGTGCGGCCCTCGCCGGCAGGGACGCGGGCGCGAACGGGACCGGGGCCGGGCGGCCCGTCCGGGTCGTCGATCTGTGGTGCGCGCGGCCGTCCGGCGGTGCCGCCCCGCTCGACGACATCCTCGGCATCGCCCGCGGCGCCGACGGCCTGCCCGGCGTCGAGGTGCTCCTGGTCACCCGCCAGACCTACGACGTACTCGGCACCGAGACGGTCGAACCCCACGGCGCCCTCGCCACGGGCGCGGGGTACGCGGTCGGCGTGGAGAACCCGTCCGTGCGCGTCCGGACCCTCGACCTGCACCGCCCCGGCGACGCCGCGGAGGAGGCCGCGCGCGTCCTCGCCGAGTTCGCCGTGCCCGCGTCCGGCGCGCCGATCGCGCTGCGCGGCGCCTACCGGTGGGAACGCGTCTTCGCGCCGTACGCCGCGACCGCCGCCGTGCCGGGCGCCGCGGCCGCCGCCGAAAGCGGACCGGACGGCGCGCACGTCATCGTCGGCGGTACGGGCGGCGTCGGCCGCCTCCTGGCGGAGCACCTGGTGAACCGGCACCGGGCGCGCGTCGTGGTCGCCGGGCGCGGCTGCGCCGACGGCCGTCCCGCCCCCGGCCTGTGGACCCGGCGCGCGGACGTCACCGACGAGGAGGGGATGACCGCCCTCCTCCAGGAGGCGGAACGGCTCCACGGGCGGGTGCGCTGCGTCGTGCACGCGGCCGGGACCCCCGGCGGCGGCCTGGCCGCGATGCTCGGCCGCGCCGAGGCGGAGGAGGCGCTGCGCGCCAAGGTCACCGGGGCCCTGGCCCTCACCCGCGCCGTCCAGGCCGCCGGGGTGCGGGTCGGCCAGGTCGTCTACTTCTCCTCCCTCGCGGCCTTCACCGGCGCTGCGGGGCTCAGCGGGTACGGCGCCGCCAACGCCTGGCTCGACGCGTACGCCGTCCGCTCCACCCGCGAGCTGGGCGTCCCGGCGGTGTCGGTCGGGTGGGACCGGTGGCGGGGCGTGGGCATGGCCGCCGCCGTCGAGGAGCGGCACCGCGCGCTCTCCGGGCACGACCTGGCCGGCGGCCTGGACGCCGCCGCGGCGCTCGCCGCGTTCGACCGCGTCCTCGCGGACCGGATCACGGGCCAGGTCGTCGTGAGCGCGGGCCCGCCGGGACGGGTACCGGTCCCCTCGGCCCCGCCCCTTCCGGGAGGCCGCCCCGGTGGCCGGGGGCCGCGCGGCGACCTGGAGGAGAGGCTGGCCGGGGTCTGGAAGGACGTGCTGGGCGTCGGGGAGATCGGCGTCGAGGACGACTTCTTCGGCCTCGGCGGGCATTCGGTCATGGCGCTCCAGCTCGCCGGGCGCTGCCGGGACCGGCTCGGGCTCGACGTCACCGCACCGATGATCTTCAAGGAGCGGACCATCGCCGGGCTCGCCGGGCGGCTGAGGTCCCGCGACTCCGGGAGCTGA
- a CDS encoding non-ribosomal peptide synthetase gives MTGQAPHGTAYALFEEQARRRPGALALDGDGARLRYAEVAERAERYAALLRAHGAGPETVVGVDLRDRLDTVLCVLGVWRAGAAFVAAGPRLPPRRRELVLRETAAPIVVTDDPAALNGSAALNGSAATLLPPVPARLPARPAPDVPRPPERPPAIPASGGDLAYVCYTSGSTGLPKGALIEQAGVVNLTLGLREVFGDMSGARVLQFAPLTFDVWIWELAISLLAGATLVLPPSGGAGGGAAGDGPAGEELAAVLRDRRVTCFSAAPSLLAGLPEDLPPGLTTLVSGGEPLPPELVRRWGRRVRLINAYGPTETTVCATAGVCVPGEGAEPPGIGRPLRGVEVRLLGPDGDPVPDGERGEVCVAGPQVARGYLGRPELTARAFGTSSPAAFPASPPGARVYRTGDLARWAPDGTLRFAGRLDRQIKLRGFRIEPGEVEEALRAHPNVAVAAVTAVGEGRAHRRLAAYLQLRPGSALTVERLRAFLRPRLPAHMIPSLVHVVDRLPLNGHGKVDHARLPALPRSRPPLAHPPVAPSGGYEPALAALWEDLLMVEGIGATDGFFELGGTSIDLLTLRSRIEERWSVRPSVADLARAHNVRLLDRLLARLLDRRRAPASPDPDPAPAPSRRERAGAVRLLRDRHDLHDRRDDPRPQGGLP, from the coding sequence GTGACCGGGCAGGCGCCCCACGGCACCGCCTACGCGCTCTTCGAGGAGCAGGCACGCCGCCGCCCCGGCGCCCTGGCGCTGGACGGGGACGGCGCCCGGCTCCGTTACGCCGAGGTCGCCGAGCGCGCCGAACGGTACGCGGCGCTGCTGCGCGCCCACGGCGCCGGGCCCGAGACCGTGGTCGGGGTGGATCTGCGCGACCGGCTCGACACCGTCCTCTGCGTCCTGGGCGTCTGGCGGGCCGGGGCGGCCTTCGTGGCGGCGGGCCCCCGGCTGCCGCCGCGGCGCCGGGAACTCGTCCTGCGCGAGACCGCGGCGCCCATCGTCGTGACCGACGATCCGGCCGCGCTGAACGGCTCCGCCGCGCTGAACGGCTCCGCCGCCACGCTCCTGCCACCCGTCCCCGCGCGCCTCCCCGCCCGCCCGGCCCCGGACGTTCCGCGTCCGCCGGAGCGCCCGCCCGCGATACCCGCGTCGGGCGGCGACCTCGCCTACGTCTGCTACACCTCCGGCTCCACCGGCCTCCCCAAGGGCGCCCTGATCGAGCAGGCCGGGGTCGTCAACCTCACGCTCGGGCTGCGCGAGGTGTTCGGCGACATGAGCGGGGCCCGGGTCCTGCAGTTCGCGCCGCTCACCTTCGACGTCTGGATCTGGGAGCTGGCGATCAGCCTGCTCGCCGGCGCGACGCTGGTCCTGCCGCCGTCCGGCGGCGCCGGGGGCGGGGCGGCCGGGGACGGGCCGGCGGGGGAGGAGCTGGCGGCCGTGCTGCGCGACCGGCGCGTCACCTGCTTCTCCGCCGCGCCCTCCCTGCTCGCGGGCCTGCCGGAGGATCTCCCGCCCGGCCTGACCACGCTGGTGTCGGGCGGCGAGCCGCTCCCGCCCGAGCTGGTCCGGCGCTGGGGGCGGCGGGTGCGCCTGATCAACGCCTACGGGCCGACGGAGACGACCGTGTGCGCGACCGCCGGTGTCTGCGTCCCCGGCGAAGGGGCGGAGCCGCCGGGCATCGGCCGTCCCCTGCGCGGCGTCGAGGTCCGCCTCCTGGGGCCGGACGGCGACCCCGTGCCCGACGGGGAGCGCGGCGAGGTGTGCGTCGCCGGACCCCAGGTCGCGCGCGGCTACCTCGGCCGCCCGGAGCTGACCGCGCGCGCCTTCGGCACGTCGTCGCCCGCCGCCTTCCCGGCGAGCCCGCCGGGCGCCCGCGTGTACCGCACCGGCGACCTGGCGCGGTGGGCGCCCGACGGCACCCTGCGGTTCGCCGGGCGGCTCGACCGGCAGATCAAGCTGCGCGGTTTCCGGATCGAGCCCGGCGAGGTCGAGGAGGCCCTGCGCGCCCACCCCAATGTCGCCGTCGCCGCCGTGACCGCCGTGGGGGAGGGCCGGGCGCACCGCAGGCTGGCCGCCTACCTCCAGCTCCGTCCCGGCTCCGCCCTCACCGTCGAACGGCTGCGCGCGTTCCTGCGTCCCCGGCTGCCCGCCCACATGATCCCGTCCCTGGTGCACGTCGTGGACCGGCTCCCGCTGAACGGGCACGGCAAGGTCGACCACGCCCGGCTGCCCGCGCTCCCGCGTTCGCGCCCGCCGCTCGCGCACCCGCCGGTGGCGCCGTCCGGCGGGTACGAGCCCGCCCTCGCCGCGCTGTGGGAGGACCTGCTCATGGTCGAGGGCATCGGCGCCACCGACGGGTTCTTCGAGCTGGGCGGGACCTCGATCGACCTGCTGACGCTGCGTTCCCGGATCGAGGAGCGGTGGAGCGTCAGGCCGAGCGTGGCCGACCTGGCCCGCGCGCACAACGTGCGGCTGCTCGACCGGCTGCTGGCCCGGCTGCTCGACCGGCGGCGCGCCCCCGCGAGCCCGGACCCGGACCCCGCCCCGGCGCCTTCGCGGCGGGAACGGGCCGGGGCGGTGCGGCTCCTCCGCGACCGACACGACCTACACGACCGACGCGACGACCCGCGACCCCAGGGGGGACTGCCGTGA
- a CDS encoding NAD(P)-binding domain-containing protein, with the protein MADVAVLGTGRMGAHVVRALRQAGLSVAVWNRTAGRAAALECAQVTAHPTAAGAVRAAPVVLTCLLDYAATRRVLDTAAEELPGRLLVQTSCGLPEEAEAAGARAEAMGARYLEAVLLCYPPELGTSRAHVPYAGPRRLYDDAAAVTGALGGGVHLGEDLRLVNAYYAAGCAFYYAVVGGALAAAGLGAATGLGPEPLERALAGRLGSLAETVRECLARVSARSYAVGHTSLRVHHEALGQLADLAGRCGVDGGFLEALHGRVGEAIALGHDGDHISVLAERPGGRGEGR; encoded by the coding sequence GTGGCTGACGTCGCCGTCCTGGGAACGGGCCGGATGGGCGCGCACGTCGTCCGCGCCCTGCGCCAGGCGGGGCTGAGCGTCGCGGTGTGGAACCGCACCGCCGGACGCGCCGCCGCGCTGGAGTGCGCACAGGTCACCGCGCACCCGACCGCCGCCGGCGCGGTACGGGCGGCGCCGGTGGTGCTGACCTGCCTGCTCGACTACGCCGCCACCCGGCGGGTCCTCGACACGGCCGCGGAGGAGCTGCCCGGCCGGCTCCTGGTGCAGACGAGCTGCGGGCTGCCGGAGGAGGCCGAGGCCGCCGGGGCCCGCGCCGAGGCGATGGGAGCGCGGTACCTGGAGGCGGTCCTGCTGTGCTACCCCCCGGAGCTGGGCACCTCCCGCGCGCACGTCCCGTACGCCGGGCCCCGGCGGCTGTACGACGACGCGGCGGCCGTCACCGGCGCGCTGGGCGGCGGCGTGCACCTGGGCGAGGACCTGCGGCTGGTCAACGCCTACTACGCGGCGGGCTGCGCCTTCTACTACGCGGTGGTCGGCGGCGCGCTCGCCGCGGCAGGGCTGGGCGCCGCCACGGGGCTGGGGCCCGAGCCGCTGGAACGGGCCCTGGCCGGGCGGCTCGGGAGCCTCGCCGAGACCGTCCGCGAATGCCTCGCGCGCGTCTCCGCGCGTTCGTACGCGGTCGGCCACACCTCGCTGCGCGTCCATCACGAGGCCCTGGGGCAGCTGGCCGACCTGGCCGGACGCTGCGGCGTGGACGGCGGGTTCCTGGAGGCCCTGCACGGCCGCGTCGGCGAGGCCATCGCCCTGGGACACGACGGCGACCACATCTCCGTCCTCGCCGAGCGGCCGGGCGGCCGGGGAGAGGGCCGGTGA
- a CDS encoding cytochrome P450 — MRPPYGGEAWLATRHAHIRAILADPRFTRFPPEGCDEARLTRTVIRDPIAGRDRDEHTRIRRFLAHVLSFNAVRLRRLRENVRAHAEAQAAQVLRQGPGTDLCGAYAEPVSLLSCYDVFGISIARQETFARWFEGFADPGMDAAEIAGRRDEVLRYLGEEVEARRRAPRDDVLTHVAEAIDAAVLGEDLLYEILLELILVCDNVAIEFMGVLYLVLADAATTAAVRRDPGVLPRVVEECLRLVPFPSEVPFARHAAADVVVGDTPVRAGDQVLLAYASGNRDAEVFADPDAIRLDRPAVPHLSFGHGPAHCLGAPLVRVIMRVALGVLLERIPAIGLAVPPERIAWRSDLLLRRPESLPVTW; from the coding sequence GTGAGACCCCCTTATGGCGGGGAGGCGTGGCTGGCCACCCGGCACGCGCATATCCGGGCCATTCTGGCCGACCCCCGGTTCACCCGTTTCCCGCCCGAGGGGTGCGACGAGGCCAGGCTGACCCGGACGGTGATCCGCGACCCCATCGCCGGGCGGGACAGGGACGAGCACACCCGCATCCGCCGGTTCCTCGCCCACGTCCTGAGCTTCAACGCCGTCCGGCTGAGGAGGCTCCGCGAGAACGTCCGCGCCCATGCCGAGGCGCAGGCCGCCCAGGTCCTCCGGCAGGGGCCCGGCACCGACCTGTGCGGCGCGTACGCCGAGCCCGTCAGCCTGCTGTCGTGCTACGACGTCTTCGGGATCTCGATCGCGCGGCAGGAGACGTTCGCGCGCTGGTTCGAGGGCTTCGCCGACCCGGGCATGGACGCCGCCGAGATCGCCGGGCGCCGCGACGAGGTGCTGCGGTACCTCGGCGAGGAGGTGGAGGCGCGGCGCCGCGCGCCCCGCGACGACGTCCTCACCCACGTGGCCGAGGCCATCGACGCCGCCGTGCTCGGCGAGGACCTGCTCTACGAGATCCTGCTCGAGCTCATCCTCGTCTGCGACAACGTGGCCATCGAGTTCATGGGCGTCCTCTACCTCGTGCTCGCCGACGCCGCGACGACGGCCGCCGTCCGCCGCGACCCGGGGGTGCTGCCGCGCGTGGTGGAGGAGTGCCTGCGCCTGGTCCCCTTCCCCTCCGAGGTCCCGTTCGCCCGGCACGCCGCCGCGGACGTGGTCGTCGGCGACACCCCCGTCCGCGCCGGCGACCAGGTGCTGCTGGCGTACGCGTCGGGCAACCGGGACGCCGAGGTGTTCGCCGACCCCGACGCGATCAGGCTCGACCGCCCGGCCGTCCCGCACCTGTCGTTCGGCCACGGCCCCGCCCACTGCCTGGGGGCGCCGCTGGTCCGCGTGATCATGCGGGTGGCGCTCGGCGTCCTGCTGGAGCGGATCCCCGCGATCGGGCTCGCGGTCCCCCCGGAACGGATCGCCTGGCGCTCCGACCTGCTGCTGCGCCGCCCCGAGAGCCTGCCCGTCACCTGGTGA